The Planctomycetota bacterium genomic sequence TCCATCATGGCACTGGGGGCGACCATATCGGCGCCAGCCTGGGCGTGGCTGACCGCCTGACGCGCCAGAAGTTCCAAGGTGGCATCATTGTCGACGTCGGCTCGCCCGCCCGTCTTCACAACCACGCCGCAGTGGCCGTGCTCCATGTACTCGCACAGGCAGACATCGGTCACCACCAGCAGATTGGGGGCGGCTTGCTTGGCCAGCTTGACCGCGCGGGGGACCAGCCCGTCGTCGCTGCAGCCGGCGCGGCCCGAGGTGTCTTTCGCGTCGGGAACTCCGAATAGCAGAATGCCCCCGAGGCCCAGGTCGGCGACCGAGCGCACGTCGTTCTCGAACTGGTCGAGCGACAACTGGAAGACGCCTGGCATCGCGCCGATCGGCTTGCGGACGTTCGTGCCGTCGCAAATGAAGTACGGCAGGATGAAGTCGCTGGGGTGCAGCCGCGTTTCCTGGACCAGCCGGCGGACAAGCGGATTGTGCCGCAACCGACGCAGACGCGTGGTCGGAAAGCCGGCTGGGCTGGGCGTGGGTTGCTCGCTGGGCGTGGCAGGCGACATAATCGGGCGTGCTAAATCCTAGTTAATCCACCG encodes the following:
- the hemB gene encoding porphobilinogen synthase gives rise to the protein MSPATPSEQPTPSPAGFPTTRLRRLRHNPLVRRLVQETRLHPSDFILPYFICDGTNVRKPIGAMPGVFQLSLDQFENDVRSVADLGLGGILLFGVPDAKDTSGRAGCSDDGLVPRAVKLAKQAAPNLLVVTDVCLCEYMEHGHCGVVVKTGGRADVDNDATLELLARQAVSHAQAGADMVAPSAMMDGMVHAIRSGLDTAGFGHLPLMSYAAKYASAFYGPFREAAQSAPQFGDRRSYQMDYAGRPGEALREIELDIAEGADIIMVKPALAYLDVIKEASTRWPGLPLAAYNVSGEYSMVKAAAAQGWIDERAVVLESLTAIRRAGANIIISYWAQDVARWLASPAT